Proteins encoded within one genomic window of Brenneria nigrifluens DSM 30175 = ATCC 13028:
- the iraP gene encoding anti-adapter protein IraP — protein MRNVIISMVTKISKMDAEAKLLAARVEAQSLLLGALLLTIGKNGGVNEMIENVKKAINAALDSADNPLKSDAEILLNEFNSLLSLTQLLEENDPEIDYESLNALPGQTATD, from the coding sequence ATGAGAAACGTAATTATTAGTATGGTCACCAAGATTTCTAAAATGGATGCGGAAGCCAAGCTTCTTGCAGCCCGAGTAGAGGCGCAGTCGTTACTCCTTGGAGCCTTATTACTGACCATCGGCAAAAACGGTGGTGTAAACGAAATGATTGAGAACGTTAAAAAAGCCATCAACGCCGCACTTGATTCGGCTGATAATCCGCTTAAATCTGATGCAGAAATACTTCTGAATGAATTTAATAGCCTTCTGTCATTAACTCAGTTACTTGAAGAGAATGATCCTGAAATTGATTATGAGTCTTTAAACGCGCTTCCAGGACAGACTGCCACTGATTAA
- a CDS encoding DUF2058 domain-containing protein: MTKLTLQEQLLKAGLVTSKKMAKVQRTAKKSRVQAREARAAVEENKKAQLERDKQLSEQQKQAALSKECKAQVKQLIEMNRIDISKGDIGFNFTDNKLIKKIVVDKLTQAQLISGRLAIARLVVDNSGESEYAIIPASVADKIAQRDANSIVLNSALSQEEQDEEDPYADFKVPDDLMW; the protein is encoded by the coding sequence ATGACAAAACTCACTTTACAAGAGCAGTTGCTAAAAGCTGGATTAGTGACCAGCAAAAAAATGGCCAAAGTACAAAGAACGGCTAAAAAATCACGAGTTCAGGCTCGTGAGGCAAGAGCGGCTGTGGAAGAAAACAAAAAAGCACAACTTGAGCGTGATAAACAGCTAAGCGAACAGCAAAAACAAGCTGCTTTATCTAAGGAGTGTAAAGCTCAGGTGAAGCAGCTCATTGAAATGAACAGAATCGACATTTCAAAAGGCGATATAGGTTTTAACTTCACAGATAATAAGTTAATTAAAAAAATAGTTGTGGATAAGCTTACTCAAGCTCAGCTGATTAGTGGTCGTCTCGCCATTGCTCGTTTGGTTGTTGATAACAGTGGAGAGAGTGAATACGCTATTATCCCCGCGAGCGTAGCCGATAAAATTGCGCAGCGAGATGCGAACAGTATTGTATTAAATAGTGCGCTTAGTCAGGAAGAGCAAGATGAAGAAGATCCGTATGCCGATTTTAAAGTGCCCGATGATTTGATGTGGTAA
- a CDS encoding DUF3772 domain-containing protein, with translation MRTLLSALLRIFLLAMLISPVGYVAAADPAPRPSPDETPVRINVDAELVKLQKQLDDIKQQVSGANSDSKFGALNDTTQLLVGSADDLSATVAPLREQLQAQLDVLGPAPEPGSSINETNEVTRKRNSLNAQKAKVDAQIEQIQAFRASAANLSAQIVTLRRNALKTQLALNSGSILGARFWSPLITPQAEDQSKLSAFQQQISDAFMVSWEPDWRYGSAFYLLVAAVLVSAGRRYMEKYLTWAGINLLPEGRLRRSFLATASVISTVLTIGIAANLLDFTFTRHGEASERVAAFLDVLTQLSVFCSMIAGLGRAFLSNHRPSWRLPAISNPVAKAMKPFPVVAAVFILVFGVIDQVTATVGTSVSATIMVNGLSALFLALTVGTIALKSDQVRRQMVHSGTQPEARSTLAGLIHLAVLVTSLSVLISLVIGYISLARFLMYELVWIGMVFSCLYLFSTFITDICESVFSPNNTSGRRIKNSLNLDDRHLAQATALLSASGKVFLIMMAAVALLNGTFGTTTPLSLVQKAVELWGGKGLETLSIVPAHLVNAVLFLVIGVYVLRSSKRWLEDEFLPKTMMDRGIRASLVTLFSNIGYILIILLTLATLGIQWNKLAWIVSALSVGIGFGLQEIVKNFISGLILLTERPVKVGDLVNISGVEGDIRRINVRATEIQLGDRSTVIVPNSQFISQNVRNITMGNALGVATMALTFPLDIDPEEVRAILLDAYTEHESILESPAPSVSFSQLTPTGMVLSVTGYVSSPRLVAGAKSDLLFEIIKRLRSASIPLAVPQRMVLENSAVDMSDGNAMGEKPV, from the coding sequence ATGCGTACTTTGTTATCTGCGTTATTGCGTATTTTTCTGTTGGCAATGTTGATATCGCCCGTCGGGTATGTGGCGGCGGCAGATCCGGCTCCTCGGCCATCACCAGATGAAACTCCGGTGAGAATAAATGTTGATGCCGAACTGGTGAAGCTGCAAAAGCAACTGGACGACATTAAGCAGCAGGTTTCTGGCGCCAACAGCGATAGTAAATTCGGTGCCTTGAACGATACCACGCAGCTACTGGTCGGCAGCGCCGACGATCTGTCCGCTACCGTCGCGCCGCTTCGCGAGCAGTTACAGGCGCAGTTGGATGTGTTGGGGCCTGCGCCTGAGCCGGGTTCTTCCATCAACGAAACCAATGAAGTCACCCGCAAGCGCAACAGTCTGAACGCGCAAAAGGCGAAGGTGGATGCGCAGATTGAGCAAATTCAGGCGTTTCGCGCCAGTGCGGCGAATCTTTCGGCACAGATTGTTACGCTGCGGCGTAATGCGTTGAAAACCCAGCTGGCATTGAATTCCGGCAGTATTTTGGGCGCGCGTTTCTGGTCCCCTCTGATAACGCCTCAGGCGGAAGATCAGAGTAAGCTGAGCGCTTTTCAGCAGCAGATAAGCGATGCGTTTATGGTTTCCTGGGAGCCAGATTGGCGTTATGGTTCCGCTTTTTATCTGTTGGTCGCGGCGGTGCTGGTTAGCGCGGGGCGCCGCTATATGGAGAAATACCTGACCTGGGCCGGGATTAATCTATTGCCGGAAGGGCGGTTGAGACGCAGTTTTCTGGCAACGGCCAGCGTTATCTCCACGGTGCTGACCATCGGCATCGCCGCAAATTTACTCGACTTCACCTTTACCCGTCATGGCGAGGCGTCTGAACGTGTTGCGGCATTTCTGGATGTGCTGACGCAATTGTCCGTCTTTTGTTCGATGATTGCGGGACTGGGGCGCGCATTTCTCTCGAATCATCGGCCTTCCTGGCGGTTGCCGGCGATCTCCAACCCGGTAGCCAAAGCCATGAAGCCTTTCCCGGTGGTCGCGGCTGTGTTTATTCTGGTGTTTGGCGTTATTGACCAGGTTACGGCCACCGTAGGGACATCGGTGTCGGCCACCATTATGGTGAATGGTTTATCCGCACTATTTCTGGCCCTTACCGTCGGCACCATCGCGCTGAAAAGCGATCAGGTCCGTCGCCAGATGGTGCATTCCGGCACACAACCGGAAGCGCGTTCTACGCTGGCCGGGTTGATTCACCTGGCTGTACTGGTGACTTCACTGTCTGTGCTTATTTCGCTGGTGATTGGTTATATTTCGCTGGCCAGGTTCCTGATGTATGAACTGGTGTGGATCGGCATGGTTTTTTCATGCCTCTATCTGTTCTCGACATTTATTACCGATATCTGCGAAAGCGTCTTTTCTCCCAACAATACCAGCGGGAGACGCATTAAAAACTCCCTCAATCTTGACGACCGGCATTTGGCGCAGGCAACGGCGCTGCTTTCCGCCAGCGGAAAGGTTTTTTTGATTATGATGGCCGCGGTCGCGTTACTGAACGGTACTTTCGGTACCACCACGCCGCTGTCTCTGGTGCAAAAGGCCGTCGAGCTATGGGGCGGCAAGGGGCTGGAGACGTTAAGCATTGTGCCCGCCCATTTGGTGAATGCGGTGCTTTTCCTGGTTATCGGGGTCTATGTCTTGCGCTCGTCAAAGCGCTGGCTGGAGGATGAATTTCTTCCCAAAACCATGATGGATCGCGGCATCCGGGCGTCTCTGGTGACGTTATTCAGCAATATCGGTTATATCCTCATTATTCTGCTGACGCTGGCGACGCTGGGTATTCAGTGGAATAAGCTGGCATGGATCGTCAGCGCGCTGTCGGTGGGTATCGGGTTCGGCCTGCAGGAGATCGTAAAAAACTTTATTTCCGGTTTGATTCTGCTGACCGAACGGCCGGTCAAGGTCGGCGATCTGGTGAATATCAGCGGCGTGGAAGGGGATATCCGGCGGATTAACGTCAGGGCGACGGAGATTCAGTTGGGCGACCGTTCGACGGTGATTGTTCCCAATTCCCAGTTTATTTCGCAGAACGTGCGCAACATTACCATGGGAAACGCCCTGGGCGTGGCGACCATGGCGCTGACGTTTCCATTGGATATCGATCCCGAGGAAGTCAGAGCCATTCTGCTGGACGCTTACACGGAACATGAATCGATTCTGGAGTCGCCCGCGCCATCGGTCTCATTCAGTCAGCTTACTCCGACCGGTATGGTGCTGAGCGTGACCGGGTATGTCAGCAGCCCGCGTCTGGTCGCCGGGGCGAAAAGCGATCTATTGTTTGAGATTATCAAACGACTGCGGTCAGCCAGCATTCCTTTGGCCGTGCCCCAACGAATGGTATTGGAAAACTCGGCGGTTGACATGTCGGATGGCAACGCCATGGGAGAGAAGCCCGTCTGA
- a CDS encoding D-amino-acid transaminase has translation MQRLVYVDGQYVQESEAKVSVFDRGFLFADAVYEVTAVVNGKLAEFDGHLARLQRSCRELSLTLPVSSAELKDIHYALIEKNDIKEGAIYLQLSRGNAGDRDFHFPPSDVKPTLVLFTQARTVLENPKADTGLHAVTCPDIRWHRRDIKTVGLLAACLAKEYAHTQHADDAFLVENGFITEGSSCNCYIVLHDKTVVTRPLSNDILHGITRQSLLKLAADAQIKLEERLFTPEEAYHASEIFISSATTFVLPVVRLDGKTIGDGKPGPVTRRLREIYIEMVKRQVE, from the coding sequence ATGCAACGTCTTGTTTATGTTGATGGGCAATATGTGCAGGAAAGCGAGGCCAAAGTGTCGGTATTCGACCGCGGTTTCCTTTTTGCCGATGCCGTGTATGAAGTGACCGCGGTGGTAAATGGTAAACTGGCCGAGTTTGACGGTCATCTGGCTCGTCTGCAACGCTCCTGCCGTGAGCTGTCGCTTACTCTGCCCGTTAGCTCCGCCGAACTGAAAGATATCCATTACGCCCTGATCGAAAAAAACGACATAAAAGAAGGCGCGATCTATTTACAGTTAAGTCGAGGCAACGCCGGCGATCGCGACTTCCATTTTCCGCCATCTGACGTAAAACCGACGCTGGTGCTGTTCACTCAGGCGCGCACCGTTCTGGAAAACCCGAAAGCGGATACCGGTCTGCATGCCGTAACCTGCCCTGACATCCGCTGGCATCGCCGGGATATTAAAACGGTCGGCCTGTTGGCCGCCTGTCTGGCGAAAGAGTACGCCCATACACAGCATGCCGATGATGCCTTTTTGGTGGAAAACGGATTTATTACCGAAGGCAGCTCTTGCAACTGCTATATCGTCCTGCACGATAAAACCGTGGTGACACGCCCGTTAAGTAACGACATTCTGCACGGTATTACTCGTCAGTCGCTGTTGAAACTGGCTGCAGATGCTCAAATCAAACTGGAAGAACGGCTTTTCACCCCGGAAGAGGCCTATCACGCCAGTGAAATTTTTATCAGTTCGGCGACGACCTTCGTTTTACCGGTGGTCAGGCTTGACGGCAAAACCATTGGCGACGGCAAACCCGGCCCGGTAACCCGCCGCCTGCGGGAAATCTATATTGAGATGGTGAAGCGACAGGTTGAGTAA
- the dgcA gene encoding N-acetyl-D-Glu racemase DgcA, whose product MIELELFHESWPLETTFTISRGSKSQAEVVVVALRCGDINGYGECVPYARYGESIESVMAQIAALHDDIRHGLDREQLQTRLPAGAARNALDCAFWDLECKQHNQRIWQRLNLPAPGILETAYTLSLDTPEKMQQAARQNANRPLLKLKLADKDDLARVAAVRNGAPSARLIVDANEGWDAELYLKLVPELAALGVAMIEQPLPAGKDGILAELPHPIPICADESCHDSRSLEAIAGCYEMINIKLDKTGGLTEALRLRAGALEQGLQIMVGCMVSTSLSMAPAVIVAQGAQVVDLDGPLLLQRDRTNGLGYDGSKIPPSEAALWG is encoded by the coding sequence ATGATCGAACTCGAACTGTTTCATGAAAGCTGGCCGCTAGAGACAACTTTTACCATTTCGCGCGGCAGTAAAAGTCAGGCCGAGGTGGTGGTGGTTGCGCTGCGCTGCGGCGACATCAACGGCTACGGAGAATGCGTTCCTTATGCGCGCTACGGTGAATCCATTGAAAGCGTGATGGCGCAGATCGCCGCGCTGCATGACGATATTCGCCACGGTCTGGATCGCGAGCAGCTGCAAACCAGACTTCCGGCAGGCGCGGCGCGTAATGCGCTCGACTGCGCCTTCTGGGATCTGGAATGCAAACAGCATAATCAGCGCATCTGGCAGCGCCTGAATCTGCCGGCGCCGGGCATACTGGAAACGGCATACACTCTGTCGCTGGATACGCCGGAGAAGATGCAACAGGCCGCGCGGCAAAACGCCAACCGCCCGCTGCTCAAGCTGAAACTGGCCGATAAAGACGATTTGGCCAGAGTGGCCGCGGTGCGCAACGGCGCGCCGTCCGCGCGCCTGATCGTCGACGCCAATGAAGGTTGGGATGCCGAGCTCTACCTGAAACTGGTGCCGGAACTGGCTGCCCTGGGCGTTGCAATGATCGAACAGCCGCTGCCCGCCGGGAAAGACGGCATACTGGCCGAACTGCCGCACCCGATCCCGATATGCGCCGATGAGTCCTGTCATGACAGCCGCTCGCTGGAAGCGATCGCCGGGTGCTATGAGATGATCAATATCAAGCTGGACAAAACCGGCGGCCTGACCGAAGCGCTGCGCCTGCGCGCAGGCGCGCTGGAGCAAGGGTTGCAGATCATGGTCGGCTGTATGGTGAGCACCTCGCTGTCGATGGCGCCGGCAGTTATAGTGGCCCAGGGTGCGCAGGTGGTCGATCTGGACGGTCCTTTGCTATTACAGCGCGACAGGACCAACGGCCTAGGTTATGACGGCAGTAAAATACCCCCGTCAGAAGCGGCACTGTGGGGCTAA
- the dgcN gene encoding N-acetyltransferase DgcN, whose protein sequence is MDIRKPYLLFLGDAHDQLAAKVAIGIKQWHPEYCVGQYRMDGCHADCDLPDMDIAAARAAGAQTLVIGVANRGGIISEQWIAVLRQALESGMDLAAGLHNRLADVAELRELAAKLGRSLFDVRHPSQTFPVASGRKRAGKRLLPVGTDCSCGKMYTALAIEKEILSRGGKATFRATGQTGILISGSGVSIDAVVSDFIAGAVETIAPANDEDHWDVIEGQGSLFHPSFAGVTIGIIHGAQPDALVLCHEPTRKTMRGVDYPIPDLADCMALNLSAAHLTNPKAHFVGISVNTAALSEADALRLMADLEKKFGLPVVDPFRQGVGRIVDQLASL, encoded by the coding sequence ATGGATATCAGAAAACCTTATTTATTATTCCTTGGTGATGCTCACGATCAGCTGGCAGCAAAGGTTGCTATCGGGATTAAGCAATGGCACCCGGAATATTGCGTCGGCCAATATCGTATGGATGGCTGTCACGCCGACTGCGATCTGCCCGATATGGATATCGCCGCCGCCCGTGCGGCAGGCGCGCAAACGTTGGTCATCGGCGTCGCCAACCGCGGCGGAATTATTTCAGAACAGTGGATCGCCGTGTTGCGCCAGGCGCTGGAAAGCGGCATGGACCTGGCCGCCGGTCTGCATAACCGCCTGGCCGACGTAGCGGAACTGCGCGAACTTGCCGCCAAACTGGGTCGTTCCCTGTTCGATGTGCGTCACCCGTCGCAAACCTTCCCGGTAGCCAGCGGACGCAAACGCGCCGGTAAACGCCTGCTGCCCGTCGGCACCGACTGCTCCTGCGGCAAAATGTACACCGCGCTGGCAATCGAAAAAGAAATTTTATCACGCGGCGGTAAAGCCACTTTCCGGGCAACCGGCCAAACCGGAATTCTGATTAGCGGTTCCGGCGTCAGTATCGATGCCGTGGTATCCGACTTTATCGCCGGCGCCGTTGAAACCATCGCTCCGGCGAATGATGAAGATCACTGGGACGTTATCGAAGGCCAGGGTTCGCTGTTTCACCCCTCTTTTGCCGGCGTAACCATCGGGATTATTCATGGCGCGCAGCCGGATGCGCTGGTGCTGTGTCACGAACCTACCCGTAAAACCATGCGCGGCGTCGACTACCCTATTCCCGATCTCGCCGATTGTATGGCCTTGAATTTATCGGCCGCCCATCTCACCAATCCTAAAGCACATTTTGTCGGCATATCCGTCAATACGGCGGCGCTCAGCGAAGCGGACGCATTACGGCTGATGGCCGACCTGGAGAAAAAATTCGGCTTGCCTGTGGTGGATCCATTCCGCCAGGGCGTAGGACGCATCGTCGACCAATTGGCCAGTCTATGA
- the alaC gene encoding alanine transaminase: protein MADFHSPRRFTRIDRLPPYVFNITSELKMAARRRGEDIIDFSMGNPDGPTPPHIVEKLCTVAQREDTHGYSTSRGIPRLRRAISRWYADRYQVVIDPESEAIVTIGSKEGLAHLMLATLDHGDTVLVPNPSYPIHIYGAVIAGAQVRSVPLVEGVDFFNELERAIRESIPTPKMMILGFPSNPTAQCVELDFFERVVALAKQYGVLVVHDLAYADIVYDGWKAPSIMQVPGAKDIAVEFFTLSKSYNMAGWRIGFMVGNPELVNALARIKSYHDYGTFTPLQVAAIAALEGEQRCVLDIAEQYRQRRNVLVRGLHEAGWMVDEPKASMYVWAKIPQAYAHLGSLEFAKRLLSDAKVCVSPGIGFGDYGDTHVRFALIENQDRIRQAVRGIKAMFRADGILPPSKSSAGKISAA from the coding sequence ATGGCTGATTTCCATTCTCCGCGCCGTTTTACGCGCATCGATCGTCTTCCCCCTTATGTGTTCAATATTACTTCCGAGTTGAAAATGGCTGCCCGCCGGCGCGGCGAAGACATTATCGATTTCAGCATGGGCAACCCCGACGGCCCGACGCCGCCGCATATCGTGGAAAAGCTATGCACGGTCGCTCAACGCGAGGATACCCACGGCTACTCAACGTCCAGAGGGATCCCGCGTCTGCGCCGGGCGATTTCGCGCTGGTATGCCGATCGCTATCAGGTGGTTATCGACCCCGAAAGCGAAGCCATCGTCACCATAGGTTCCAAAGAGGGGCTGGCGCATCTGATGCTGGCGACGCTGGATCACGGCGATACCGTGCTGGTGCCGAATCCAAGCTACCCGATTCATATCTATGGCGCGGTAATCGCCGGGGCGCAGGTTCGCTCGGTGCCGCTGGTCGAGGGCGTGGATTTTTTCAACGAGCTGGAACGGGCGATCCGCGAAAGTATCCCTACACCGAAGATGATGATCCTGGGTTTTCCGTCCAACCCGACGGCGCAGTGCGTCGAGCTGGATTTCTTCGAGCGGGTCGTCGCGCTGGCGAAACAGTACGGCGTGCTGGTGGTTCACGATCTGGCCTACGCCGATATCGTCTATGACGGCTGGAAAGCGCCGTCGATTATGCAGGTGCCCGGCGCCAAGGATATTGCGGTCGAGTTTTTCACCCTGTCGAAAAGCTACAATATGGCCGGCTGGCGCATCGGTTTTATGGTGGGAAATCCGGAACTGGTCAACGCGCTGGCGCGCATCAAGAGCTATCACGATTACGGCACCTTTACCCCGCTTCAGGTGGCGGCGATTGCGGCGCTGGAAGGCGAGCAGCGGTGCGTGCTGGATATCGCCGAGCAGTACCGCCAGCGGCGCAATGTGCTGGTGCGCGGCTTGCATGAAGCGGGCTGGATGGTGGACGAACCCAAAGCCTCGATGTATGTCTGGGCGAAGATTCCGCAGGCTTACGCGCATTTAGGTTCGCTGGAGTTCGCCAAGCGTCTGCTGTCCGATGCGAAGGTATGCGTATCGCCGGGGATCGGGTTCGGTGACTATGGCGATACGCATGTGCGTTTCGCGCTGATTGAAAATCAGGATCGTATCCGCCAGGCCGTGCGCGGCATCAAGGCGATGTTCCGCGCCGATGGCATATTGCCGCCGTCAAAATCCTCCGCAGGCAAGATTTCCGCCGCCTGA
- a CDS encoding prepilin peptidase, with amino-acid sequence MEWLTAFAQGWYGGWLCLLTFSGLVVGSFLNVVIYRLPIMLERRWQREARVYLGMPEPEEESGFNLFWPPSRCPHCRRRIALKDNIPLFSWLWLRGRSRCCRRPVCGQYPLVELLAALGFLTAGMQYLPGEALWGRLVLCSFLLALAAIDGKTQLLPDSLTLPLLWLGLLFNFSATFVSLDEAVVGAVAGYLSLWLLYWGVKLLSGKETLGYGDFKLLAALGGWLGWRALPNLLLIAALSGLMITLLWRGLRREKADRPLAFGPWLALGALAHL; translated from the coding sequence ATGGAGTGGCTGACTGCGTTCGCGCAAGGATGGTATGGAGGGTGGCTGTGCCTATTGACATTCAGCGGGCTGGTGGTCGGCAGCTTCCTGAATGTGGTTATTTACCGTCTGCCAATCATGCTGGAACGTCGCTGGCAACGTGAGGCGCGGGTATATCTGGGGATGCCTGAGCCCGAGGAGGAGTCAGGTTTCAACCTGTTTTGGCCGCCTTCGCGCTGCCCGCACTGCCGGCGGCGGATTGCGCTGAAAGACAACATCCCGCTGTTCAGCTGGCTGTGGCTGCGTGGGCGATCGCGCTGTTGCCGGCGGCCGGTTTGCGGGCAATATCCGCTGGTGGAGTTGCTCGCCGCGCTGGGTTTCCTGACGGCGGGCATGCAATACCTGCCGGGAGAGGCGCTATGGGGGCGGTTGGTGCTGTGTTCCTTTCTGCTGGCGCTGGCGGCGATTGATGGCAAAACGCAGCTGCTGCCGGACAGCCTGACGTTGCCGCTCTTGTGGCTGGGACTGTTGTTTAATTTCTCCGCAACCTTTGTTTCGCTGGATGAGGCGGTCGTGGGGGCGGTTGCGGGCTACCTGTCTCTGTGGCTGCTGTATTGGGGAGTGAAGCTTCTCAGCGGCAAAGAGACGCTGGGCTACGGCGATTTTAAACTGCTGGCCGCGCTGGGCGGCTGGCTGGGATGGCGGGCGCTGCCCAATCTGCTGCTGATCGCCGCGCTGAGCGGGTTGATGATTACGCTGTTGTGGCGCGGGCTACGGCGGGAAAAGGCCGACCGGCCGCTGGCGTTTGGGCCCTGGCTGGCGCTGGGGGCGTTGGCTCACTTGTAG
- the ypdK gene encoding membrane protein YpdK — protein sequence MGISFCLVVWASTFMLMVE from the coding sequence ATGGGTATCTCATTTTGTCTGGTTGTCTGGGCGAGTACGTTTATGCTGATGGTGGAATAA
- the dbpA gene encoding ATP-dependent RNA helicase DbpA → MSTTSFSSLALPAGQLSNLNELGYSAMTPVQAAALPAILSGADVRARAKTGSGKTAAFGIGLLNHIVVGEFTTQALVLCPTRELADQVSKELRRLARFAQNIKILTLCGGQPMGHQIDSLVHAPHIVVGTPGRIQDHLRRRSLSLEALKVLVLDEADRMLDMGFTEAIDDVIGYAPSDRQTLLFSATYPPEIEQISARVQRRPVNFEVADDGDKPAIEQRFYETDKERRVPLLIALLSHYQPASCVVFCNTKRDCQSVFDALDARGISVLALHGDLEQRDRDQVLVRFANRSCRVLVATDVAARGLDIKDLQLVVNFELAFDPEVHVHRIGRTGRAGMEGLAVSLCTPQEMSRAHLIEDYLGIRINWTPAAEIGRGAATPLEPEMATLCIDGGRKAKIRPGDILGALTGEAGLTAAEVGKIDMFPLHAYVAIRNASAKRALQRLQQGKIKGKSCKVRLLK, encoded by the coding sequence GTGAGCACAACCTCTTTTTCCTCCCTCGCGCTGCCCGCCGGGCAGTTATCCAACCTTAATGAGCTGGGCTATAGCGCCATGACGCCGGTGCAGGCGGCGGCGTTGCCGGCCATCCTGAGCGGCGCCGATGTGCGCGCCAGGGCGAAAACCGGCAGCGGCAAAACGGCCGCCTTCGGCATCGGTTTGCTCAATCACATCGTGGTCGGGGAGTTTACTACCCAGGCGCTGGTGCTGTGTCCGACGCGGGAACTGGCGGATCAGGTGAGTAAGGAGCTGCGCCGTCTGGCGCGTTTTGCGCAGAATATCAAGATACTGACCCTGTGCGGCGGGCAGCCGATGGGACATCAGATCGACTCGCTGGTGCATGCTCCGCATATCGTGGTGGGAACGCCGGGACGTATTCAGGATCACCTACGCCGGCGTTCGCTATCGCTGGAGGCCCTGAAAGTGCTGGTGCTGGATGAGGCCGATCGGATGCTGGATATGGGGTTTACCGAAGCCATTGATGACGTGATTGGCTATGCGCCGTCCGACCGTCAGACGCTGCTGTTTTCCGCCACCTATCCGCCGGAGATTGAGCAAATCAGCGCGCGCGTGCAGCGCCGGCCGGTGAATTTTGAAGTCGCCGACGACGGGGATAAGCCCGCCATCGAACAGCGTTTTTATGAAACCGACAAAGAACGGCGCGTGCCGCTGCTGATTGCTCTGCTGAGCCACTACCAGCCCGCTTCCTGCGTGGTGTTCTGTAACACCAAGCGCGACTGTCAGAGCGTGTTCGACGCGCTGGATGCGCGCGGCATAAGCGTGCTGGCGCTGCACGGCGATCTGGAACAGCGCGATCGCGATCAGGTACTGGTGCGTTTTGCCAATCGCAGCTGCCGTGTGCTGGTGGCCACCGACGTCGCCGCCCGCGGTCTGGATATCAAGGATCTGCAACTGGTGGTGAATTTCGAGCTGGCTTTCGACCCCGAAGTGCACGTGCACCGCATAGGCAGAACCGGTCGCGCGGGGATGGAAGGGCTGGCCGTCAGCCTGTGTACTCCGCAGGAAATGAGCCGCGCCCATCTGATAGAGGATTATCTGGGGATACGCATTAACTGGACGCCGGCGGCGGAGATCGGTCGCGGCGCAGCGACCCCGCTGGAGCCGGAAATGGCGACGCTGTGCATCGACGGCGGTCGAAAAGCCAAAATCCGTCCGGGGGATATTCTCGGCGCTCTGACCGGAGAGGCAGGACTAACGGCGGCGGAGGTCGGTAAAATCGATATGTTCCCGCTCCACGCCTATGTCGCTATCCGCAATGCCAGCGCCAAACGGGCGCTGCAACGGTTGCAGCAGGGGAAAATCAAAGGAAAAAGCTGCAAGGTGCGGCTGCTGAAGTAA
- a CDS encoding DUF808 family protein, with protein sequence MAGASLLTLLDDIATLLDDIAVMGKMAVKKTAGVLGDDLSLNAQQVSGVKANRELPVVWRVAKGSFLNKLFLVPVALLISAFIPWAITPLLMIGGAFLCYEGVEKVMHSLHRDKAEKTPEARQQRLLAAAQSADTAGYEDDKVKGAIRTDFILSAEIVAITLGIVSESPLLNQVLVLSGIAMLVTVGVYGIVAGIVKLDDLGLWLEQRASFVAQKVGGALLVAAPWLMKILSVVGTLAMFLVGGGIVVHGWPLLHHAVTDLGEKFGGFGAVLTNNLANLIIGFIVGAVVLFAVTVISRLRGKK encoded by the coding sequence TTGGCTGGAGCAAGTTTACTTACGCTGCTGGATGATATTGCCACGTTGCTTGATGATATTGCGGTGATGGGAAAAATGGCGGTTAAAAAAACCGCCGGGGTATTGGGGGACGACCTCTCCCTGAATGCCCAGCAGGTGAGCGGCGTTAAGGCGAACCGCGAATTACCGGTGGTGTGGCGGGTGGCGAAAGGCTCTTTTCTTAACAAGCTGTTTCTGGTGCCGGTGGCGTTGCTGATCAGCGCGTTTATCCCCTGGGCCATTACTCCTTTGCTGATGATCGGCGGCGCCTTCCTCTGCTATGAGGGAGTGGAGAAGGTGATGCACAGTCTGCATCGGGATAAAGCGGAAAAAACGCCGGAAGCCCGGCAGCAGCGATTACTGGCGGCGGCGCAGTCCGCCGACACCGCGGGCTACGAAGACGACAAGGTGAAAGGGGCGATACGTACCGATTTTATCCTTTCGGCCGAGATTGTGGCGATTACGCTGGGCATTGTGTCGGAATCGCCGCTGCTCAATCAGGTTCTCGTCCTGTCCGGTATCGCCATGCTAGTGACCGTCGGCGTATACGGCATTGTGGCCGGTATCGTCAAGCTGGACGACCTGGGCCTGTGGCTGGAACAGCGGGCGTCCTTCGTGGCGCAAAAGGTGGGAGGCGCGCTGCTGGTGGCGGCGCCCTGGCTGATGAAGATCCTTTCCGTCGTCGGGACGCTGGCGATGTTTTTGGTCGGCGGCGGCATTGTGGTTCACGGTTGGCCGCTGCTTCATCACGCCGTTACCGATTTAGGAGAGAAATTCGGCGGCTTTGGCGCGGTGCTGACGAACAACCTGGCCAACCTGATTATCGGTTTTATCGTCGGCGCAGTCGTACTGTTTGCGGTAACGGTGATATCCCGTTTACGCGGCAAGAAATAA